A stretch of DNA from Shewanella sediminis HAW-EB3:
ACCACTCCAGAACTCTGGATTAGTAATACTAGATAACTTTTGGGTGCTTTCATGGCCTCTCGCTTTTCTATTTTGGGTCCATTTAGATCCATTTTATGTTTTTGTTTGATCGCATTACTTATTGTTACTCTTAGCCGTATCGGATTAGGTTTCTGGCAATTCGATCGAGTCGTTGCCGTTGGTGGTTGGTCCCATCTGATTATCCAGGGTCTTAGGGTCGATCTGGCCACCCTATGTTGGTTGTGGGGCATTGCGGCTCTGGGAACGGCGATATTTTCCGGTGATCATGCTCTGGGTCGCACCTGGAACTCTCTGTTAAGAGTCTGGTTAACGCTTGGACTTTGGTTGATGCTATTTCTCGAAGCCTCTACCCCCTCATTTATTCAAGAGTATGGAATAAGACCAAACCGACTCTATATCGAGTACCTTATCTATCCCAAAGAGGTGCTTTCGATGCTGTGGGCCGGGCGTAAAATCGAGCTGATTTTCGCTGCCTTGTTGAGCTTGACGACCCTTTGGGGCGGATGGAAGTTGAGTGGCAGCCTGCTGAAAAATATTCGTTATCCACGTTGGTTCTTTCGCCCGTTTATTGCGCTGCTGGTGATCGCCGTGACTCTGATGGGCGCCCGCTCCAGCTTGGGTCACAGGCCTTTAAACCCTGCAATGGTCGCTTTTGCCGACGATCCTCTGGTTAACTCTCTGGTGACCAACTCCTCTTACTCTCTGTTCTTCGCTATCAGCCAGATGAAGAGTGAAGCCAGTGCGGCCAAAATGTACGGCAGCATGGATGAAGAGCAAGTGATCGATACGGTACGCAGGGAAAGTGGCAGAGAGCTTGCTGCATTCACATCGGAAGCGATCCCTAGCCTCTCTTTTAACCCTGCAAGCTATCAAGGTAAACCTAAGAACCTGGTTATTATTTTACAGGAGAGCTTAGGGGCGCGATTTGTGGGTAATTTAGGTGGCTTACCTCTGACACCCAATATTGATGAGCTGTCAAAAGAGGGCTGGGCTTTCGAAAATCTCTATGCCACTGGTACACGTTCCGTTCGTGGAATCGAGGCGGTTACGACAGGTTTTACCCCGACACCGGCTCGTTCGGTCGTTAAGTTAGGTAAGAGTCAGCATGGTTTTTTCTCGATTGCGGCACTGTTAAAGCAGCATGGTTATGAGACTCAGTTTGTCTATGGTGGTGAGAGTCATTTCGATAATATGAAGAGTTTCTTCCTCGGCAATGGCTTCAGTAATATTGTCGATGAAAACGATTACAAAAATCCTGCATTTACCGGCTCATGGGGGGTTTCGGATGAAGATCTGATGAGAAGGGCGAACAGTGAATTTGAGCAATTTCACAAGCAAGGTAAGCCATTTTTCAGTTTAGTGTTTAGTTCGAGTAATCATGATCCTTTCGAGTTTCCCGATGACAGAATTGAGCTCTATGAACAGCCTAAGCAGACGCGCAATAATGCGGCAAAGTATGCCGATCATGCGGTCGGCGAGTTTTTCAAACTAGCGAAGCAGTCTGACTACTGGAAAGATACGCTATTTTTGATCGTTGCCGATCATGACAGCAGAGTGGGTGGGTCCAGTCTGGTGCCTATCTCCCGGTTCAGGATCCCCGGAATAATCGTCGGCGATGGTGTAGAAGCTAAACGGGATCAGAGAGTGGTGAGTCAGATAGATCTCGCACCCACCTTGCTCTCTATGATGGGGATATCGGATAGCTATCCTATGCTTGGCCAAGATTTGACACGAGTCAGTGACGACTGGCCGGGTCGTGCCTTGATGCAATATGATAAGAATATGGCCTATCTTCGCGGCGATGATGTCGTAGTATTGCAACCCGAAAGGGAGCCTAGCGGGTTTAAATATGATTTTCTTGCAGAGACACTGGTTGCAAAGCCACAGAGTGAAGAGATGAAACAGGTTGCTTTGGCTTGGGCGCTGTGGGGAAGTTTAGCCTATCAGAAGGGCTTATATCGCCCCCAGGATGAGGTTGTGCAGCGTGATGGTTTGGTTTCAGCTGAGGCGACACTTAAATCAGCGGAAGTTACACTTAAATAAGTGCGGATATGGCAGGCTCATCATGTGGATGAGTCTGTTGCTGATAAAAACTCTCGACCCTTTGGCCAAACTCCCGATAAAACTCCGAAGGTTGATCTAAGATAATGGCTCTCTCATTATCTGTTTTCTGGGGAGTTGGGCTGACTGCTTGCTGACTGGTTTGAATATCACGTCGTTGAAGCGCTGGTTTTCCTCTCAGCAGATCTTTGATAAGCAGAGGAGCGGCGTGTTTCGCCTGATCTTGTTGTTTACCTTCCTGATGCTGTTGTCCGGTACCTTGCTGTTTACCCTGAACTCTCTCATTTAACCTGGCTTGAGCATCGGCTTGCTCGGCGGTGCGTTCGTGCTGAGGTGTAAAGGACCGCTCTTCGTGGCCCTTAGTTAACTCTTTAGGTGGGATAACGGGTGGTCTCTGCTGATTATCCGTGCGTGCAGAGTCAGTAGCGGCATTAGTTGTCGCTATCGGCACCTGTGGATAATTCGTGACCACTAACATAGATGTTTCCTTTACCTTTAGTGGTTAAATGATAGCCATTTATCGATCAAAGATAAAGCATTATCGAAGAAGTTCATCCCTGACTAATTTCTCTATCCAGCTTACCAAGCCTGTGATGAACTCATCCCTGTGGGAGATGAAGGGGGCGTGGGAGGCTCTGTGGAGTATGAGATCCTGATAGAGCTGTTCATCTTTAGGCATCAAAGGTGGAACCCGCCTCGGAATCAGGCCATCTAATCGTCCCCAGATCCTTAGCCAGGGTTGCTCAATCTGGGCTATTTGAGGGCGGAGATCGACACTCTTAAGCATATCGAGTCCCTGCACCAGGGCGGTCGTCTCAGGAAGTGGCCTGGATAGGACCAGCTCTCTAAGCTGTTTGATATCATCTTTTGCCGTTACACTTCCCATGGCCTGTATTGCTAAGAAGCGGTCTATGGTTTTACTAAGATCACTGCCGAGCTGCTTGCTAAAGTCAGACAATACCTGAGGCGGGATCCCAGGCCAGGACTCCTCTTCTCTTGCCATGAAGCAGGGAGAGGAGGCGATAGTGACCAGTCCCTGTACCCGTTCGGGATAACGCAGCGCGGCTCGGGTTGCGACAAGTCCACCTAATGACCAGCCTACCCAGATCGCCTTATGGGATAGCCTGCTTGTTATCGCATCGACCCAGGCATCGATATCGCCCTCTATCATCGAGCTATGGCCAAAACCGGGCAGATCTACATAGTGCACCCTATACTGAGACAGAGAAGAATGTAGCGGTGTAAAAACGGCACTGTTCACCCCCCAACCGTGAAGTATAATGATCTCCTGCCCTTGACCAATGGACTCGATATGAAGGGGAGATGGATTCACAGGTTTACCTCAAGATTAGGAAAAATGGATTTTTTCTATGATAAAAGATTCTATAGCGCAGCGTGCATTGACCGGTTTGGTTAAGGCTGCACAGTTCGGCAGAAGACGATTACAGGCGCTCTATCGTGGAGTCGTTAACCTGCTGGCTGCTAGTTTACCGAATCGATGTCTGATGTGCCATCAAAGCATTGAGTTGCCTGATTCGGGGATCTGCTCCGTATGTCTAGTCACCGGTCTCTATCAAGTTCCCGTCTGCCTGGGCTGTGGTCGTGCCATGCAAGTCGAAGCCATCTACTGTGGCGCCTGTACCTCGTCTCGACCCCTCATGATTATTGCCCCCTGCAGCTACCATCAAGGGTTGGGAGAGTGGGTCGGGCAGATGAAGTACCAGACACAATTTTCAGCATTGCCGGTGTTATCACATGTGTTAGCGAACCGGATTCTTTACTTAGAGGAGATTGGATTACTGCAACTTCCTCAAGTATTAATTCCGGTGCCCCTGCACAGTAACAGATTAAGGAAGAGGGGCTTTAATCAGGCATATCTGATTGCGGATGCCCTTACCGGCAGGCTCAATATTCCGGTGGTAACCGAAGGGCTAACCCGGACTATAGATACGTGCTCTCAGGCTGGATTAACGGGTAAGCAGCGGCGGAAAAATTTGTCAGGAGCCTTTAGCTTAGAGGCTCACTTCTCCTATCAGCGTATCGCACTGATCGATGATGTCGTGACCACAGGGACGACGGCAATAGAGATTGCGGAGCTTTTTGAGAAGCGACATATTCATGTGCAGATATGGTGCCTCGCGAGGGCAGAAGCACCAGGGTTAATGGATTAGGTTGGTTTGAACCTAATCCAGGGCTGGTACAAAATAGAGGGCGTTGGCATAGATTTTTTCTGATCCCAACCAGATGTTCCGGAACATTAGATTATCCGCCAGGATCACTATGGCTCCTTTTCCTCTGGGTTCGAGGAGTATTGCCGGGCTCATAGAGAAACTTCGCTGATATTCTTCGGCGAGATAGCCACTCAAGAGTGGCTCTTCGGCATATTTGGCCGCCACAATGAAGGGGGTCGACGTTTCGGTCAGCCCTAAGGCTTTGTTCTTCAATATAGGTAGGCTGTTACCGCGTATTCCGAAGCTTAATGGATGAGTGGGATCGAGTGTTAACTCAAGAATTGCGCCGCCGATTGACTGCCTGGCCTCAAGCTTCTCTCTGTCTGCGAAGCTCAGATTGGTGCTATCAAACAGCTGCTTATAAAAACGTGCCTCCTTAAGATCGGTTTTAAGGAGGTGACCCTTATTTAGCCAGGTTAGCGCGCCTTTTTGAGCAATAATGGTGCCGCCCAGCTTGGCAAACTGTCCCAGTTTACGTGCGAACTTCTCATCGAGTGAGGAGTAGCTGCCCCCCGGTAGAATAATGTGGCTATAGTCACTTAAGGTAAGGCGTGTCAGGCGTCCAACATCGACAAGTGTTAGGGGGACGGCCAACTTTGTATCTAAGTAATACCAAAGCTCTCCAACCTCTGATGCATCAGTTCCTTGCCCTGTTACTAACAGAGGCTTTATCGGTTTAACAGGGTGAAAATCAGGACTACCCAGGTCGATGCCTGAAACCGAACTGCTGGTGTTAACGGAGGTAATATTTAACGGATATCCCTTAACCAGCTCTGTCAGCTTCGTGGTAATTGTCTCTGCTGAGTTACCACTTTGTTTCAGTGGAATCTGCAAGCTTCCTGCGGGGAAGGCAAGGTCAATGTCATCGACTCTTATGGTAAAGGGCTTGCCGGCAAACTTGGTTCGAATACCGGCTTGCAACAACTGTTGAAGAACGGGGGCTGCATTATCCTGTTGCCAATTTATGAGCAGGGATACCGCCTGTTCATCGACGTTGAAGGCGGTCGGTTTAGGCCGTTTTTTAGATAATACGTCGATATCCAGCTTAGCATTTCTTATTAACTGAAGGTGATAAGCTTGCTCAAGGTTCCAACTGGAAACATCATAAAAAGTAGGATCGGTAAACTCAGTTCTATTATCGAACATGGCCAGCAATAGACTTTTTTGCGGTTGATTAACAGGAATAAATAGACTGGTTTGCACGGCAAAATCTGCCTTGCCTTGGGTGACAGGTTTAGTCAGATAATAAAACTCGATATGGTGTTGGTCGAGCAGGGC
This window harbors:
- the bioH gene encoding pimeloyl-ACP methyl ester esterase BioH yields the protein MNPSPLHIESIGQGQEIIILHGWGVNSAVFTPLHSSLSQYRVHYVDLPGFGHSSMIEGDIDAWVDAITSRLSHKAIWVGWSLGGLVATRAALRYPERVQGLVTIASSPCFMAREEESWPGIPPQVLSDFSKQLGSDLSKTIDRFLAIQAMGSVTAKDDIKQLRELVLSRPLPETTALVQGLDMLKSVDLRPQIAQIEQPWLRIWGRLDGLIPRRVPPLMPKDEQLYQDLILHRASHAPFISHRDEFITGLVSWIEKLVRDELLR
- a CDS encoding LTA synthase family protein, with the translated sequence MASRFSILGPFRSILCFCLIALLIVTLSRIGLGFWQFDRVVAVGGWSHLIIQGLRVDLATLCWLWGIAALGTAIFSGDHALGRTWNSLLRVWLTLGLWLMLFLEASTPSFIQEYGIRPNRLYIEYLIYPKEVLSMLWAGRKIELIFAALLSLTTLWGGWKLSGSLLKNIRYPRWFFRPFIALLVIAVTLMGARSSLGHRPLNPAMVAFADDPLVNSLVTNSSYSLFFAISQMKSEASAAKMYGSMDEEQVIDTVRRESGRELAAFTSEAIPSLSFNPASYQGKPKNLVIILQESLGARFVGNLGGLPLTPNIDELSKEGWAFENLYATGTRSVRGIEAVTTGFTPTPARSVVKLGKSQHGFFSIAALLKQHGYETQFVYGGESHFDNMKSFFLGNGFSNIVDENDYKNPAFTGSWGVSDEDLMRRANSEFEQFHKQGKPFFSLVFSSSNHDPFEFPDDRIELYEQPKQTRNNAAKYADHAVGEFFKLAKQSDYWKDTLFLIVADHDSRVGGSSLVPISRFRIPGIIVGDGVEAKRDQRVVSQIDLAPTLLSMMGISDSYPMLGQDLTRVSDDWPGRALMQYDKNMAYLRGDDVVVLQPEREPSGFKYDFLAETLVAKPQSEEMKQVALAWALWGSLAYQKGLYRPQDEVVQRDGLVSAEATLKSAEVTLK
- a CDS encoding amidophosphoribosyltransferase — translated: MIKDSIAQRALTGLVKAAQFGRRRLQALYRGVVNLLAASLPNRCLMCHQSIELPDSGICSVCLVTGLYQVPVCLGCGRAMQVEAIYCGACTSSRPLMIIAPCSYHQGLGEWVGQMKYQTQFSALPVLSHVLANRILYLEEIGLLQLPQVLIPVPLHSNRLRKRGFNQAYLIADALTGRLNIPVVTEGLTRTIDTCSQAGLTGKQRRKNLSGAFSLEAHFSYQRIALIDDVVTTGTTAIEIAELFEKRHIHVQIWCLARAEAPGLMD
- a CDS encoding M14 family zinc carboxypeptidase codes for the protein MLRSCLYFLATYCSLSLLLPAMAAEPHDDNAILTAKSDTSLTSPTQFLDYPLGQWHLRHDQINFYLKQLALESAKVSIEKSGQSHEARQQLTAVISSAKNQARLDEILQQRQKVKSGDAQQEPLVIWLAYSIHGDEASGAHAALKLSHLLASSNEQWINRLLDEAVILITPSQNPDGLDRFSNWTNNYRGQVDVSDSNHREHRQNWPSGRSNHYFADLNRDWLFLRHPESRGRIALFHKWQPHYVGDFHEMGRDQSYFFQPGVPSRTHPLTPKDNQALTAKLAKFHQQALDELKQSYFSRQMFDDFYYGKGSTYPDINGSIGVLFEQASPRGQVQATRNGELRLQEAIDNQVATSISSLKGALALKDELLEYQSEFYQGRDKTLNKGRQQGFLIGAPANANRISDLSALLDQHHIEFYYLTKPVTQGKADFAVQTSLFIPVNQPQKSLLLAMFDNRTEFTDPTFYDVSSWNLEQAYHLQLIRNAKLDIDVLSKKRPKPTAFNVDEQAVSLLINWQQDNAAPVLQQLLQAGIRTKFAGKPFTIRVDDIDLAFPAGSLQIPLKQSGNSAETITTKLTELVKGYPLNITSVNTSSSVSGIDLGSPDFHPVKPIKPLLVTGQGTDASEVGELWYYLDTKLAVPLTLVDVGRLTRLTLSDYSHIILPGGSYSSLDEKFARKLGQFAKLGGTIIAQKGALTWLNKGHLLKTDLKEARFYKQLFDSTNLSFADREKLEARQSIGGAILELTLDPTHPLSFGIRGNSLPILKNKALGLTETSTPFIVAAKYAEEPLLSGYLAEEYQRSFSMSPAILLEPRGKGAIVILADNLMFRNIWLGSEKIYANALYFVPALD